Proteins from one Pseudomonas bijieensis genomic window:
- a CDS encoding transporter, giving the protein MYRSVSLRAVMCLSTLFPATVLHAAPDAEIEALKQELLELKQRYEVQQKALAVLEQRVRQVEDQPAAPPPKRLAKSPADMKGNQTVAGGGAATTGGSGYGQSLADDSQPAQSVSNLYDEASGFFGGGKFSFETGVTYSRYDTRQLILNGFLALDSIFLGNINLDRIKADTWTLDLTGRYNFDNRWQFDLNVPVVYRESTYQSGGANNGAAGVTSEETVTRDPTIGDVNFGIAYKFMDESINYPDAVVTLRVKAPTGKDPFGIKLRQSQANTNLFVPDDLPTGNGVWSITPGLSLVKTFDPAVLFGTLSYTHNFEESFDDISSTVNQKVPGKVRIGDSFQLGAGIAFALNEKMSMSFSVSDLIQKKSKLKQDGGDWESVVSSDANAGYFNIGMTVAASDNLTIVPNLSIGLTDDAPDFSFSLKFPYYF; this is encoded by the coding sequence ATGTATCGATCCGTATCGTTGCGCGCTGTGATGTGTTTAAGCACGTTGTTCCCGGCGACCGTGTTGCACGCGGCCCCGGATGCCGAAATAGAGGCCCTGAAACAGGAGCTTCTCGAGCTCAAGCAACGCTACGAGGTCCAACAGAAGGCCCTGGCGGTGCTCGAACAGCGGGTTCGCCAAGTGGAGGATCAACCCGCCGCTCCACCGCCCAAGCGCCTGGCCAAGTCCCCCGCCGACATGAAAGGCAACCAGACCGTGGCCGGCGGTGGCGCGGCAACGACCGGCGGCAGCGGCTATGGACAATCCCTGGCCGATGATTCCCAGCCGGCCCAGAGCGTCTCCAACCTCTATGACGAGGCCAGCGGTTTCTTCGGCGGCGGCAAATTCAGCTTCGAGACCGGCGTGACCTATTCGCGCTACGACACGCGGCAACTGATCCTCAATGGTTTCCTGGCCCTGGACTCGATTTTCCTGGGCAACATCAACCTCGACCGGATCAAGGCCGACACCTGGACGCTGGACCTCACCGGTCGCTACAACTTTGACAACCGCTGGCAGTTCGACCTCAACGTCCCGGTGGTCTACCGCGAATCCACGTACCAGTCAGGCGGCGCGAACAACGGCGCAGCCGGCGTCACCAGCGAAGAAACCGTGACCCGCGACCCCACCATCGGTGACGTCAACTTCGGCATCGCCTACAAGTTCATGGATGAGTCGATCAACTACCCGGACGCGGTGGTCACCCTGCGGGTCAAGGCTCCAACCGGCAAGGACCCGTTCGGCATCAAGCTGCGTCAATCCCAGGCCAACACCAACCTGTTCGTGCCTGACGACCTGCCCACCGGCAATGGCGTGTGGTCGATCACCCCTGGGCTTTCGCTGGTCAAGACCTTCGACCCGGCCGTGTTATTCGGTACCCTTTCCTACACCCATAACTTCGAAGAATCGTTCGACGACATCAGTTCCACGGTCAACCAGAAAGTACCGGGCAAGGTGCGGATCGGCGACAGCTTCCAGCTCGGCGCGGGCATTGCCTTTGCCTTGAACGAGAAGATGAGCATGTCGTTCTCGGTCTCTGACCTGATCCAGAAGAAAAGCAAGCTCAAACAGGACGGCGGCGACTGGGAATCGGTGGTCTCCAGCGACGCCAACGCCGGCTACTTCAACATCGGCATGACCGTCGCTGCCTCGGACAACCTGACCATCGTGCCCAACCTGTCCATCGGGTTGACTGACGATGCGCCGGATTTCAGCTTCAGCCTGAAATTCCCGTATTACTTCTAG
- a CDS encoding C39 family peptidase: protein MRVTAVSLLLCMACVAEAAQIPVAALPGGMLVYKPVQSIRERKFSDIVEQKTDFSCGAAALATVLRQAYWLDVDEEHVIKGMLVNADQDLVRTQGFSMLDMKRYVEAIGMRARGYRIPPEKLEAVTIPVVVLMEIRGYKHFVVLQRADKQWVYIGDPVLGHKRYAHDDFVKGWNGIVFAIVGPGYDKTNTLRNPPQPLTARNKLDGFNPVRDAELMDFGFIQSDFF, encoded by the coding sequence ATGCGTGTCACTGCTGTTTCACTGCTGCTCTGCATGGCCTGCGTGGCCGAAGCGGCGCAGATACCAGTCGCCGCCCTGCCTGGCGGCATGCTGGTCTACAAACCGGTGCAAAGCATACGCGAGCGCAAGTTCAGCGACATCGTCGAGCAGAAAACCGATTTCAGTTGCGGCGCCGCCGCGCTGGCCACGGTGCTGCGCCAGGCCTATTGGCTGGACGTCGATGAAGAGCACGTCATCAAAGGCATGCTGGTCAATGCCGACCAGGATCTGGTCCGTACCCAAGGGTTTTCCATGCTGGACATGAAGCGCTACGTGGAAGCCATCGGCATGCGAGCCCGAGGCTACCGGATACCGCCAGAGAAACTCGAAGCGGTGACGATCCCGGTGGTGGTCCTGATGGAAATCCGCGGCTACAAGCACTTCGTGGTGTTGCAGCGGGCCGACAAGCAATGGGTCTACATCGGCGACCCGGTTCTGGGCCACAAGCGCTACGCCCACGATGATTTCGTCAAAGGCTGGAACGGCATCGTCTTTGCGATCGTCGGCCCCGGCTATGACAAGACCAATACGCTGCGCAACCCTCCGCAACCACTGACGGCACGTAACAAACTGGACGGGTTCAACCCGGTCAGGGATGCAGAACTGATGGATTTCGGCTTCATACAGAGCGACTTCTTTTAA
- a CDS encoding heme utilization protein, with the protein MKPTMALKPLVFALAAVMAMAAQAGGNDNGHGNGHGHHGPKGPTWEEQLSINASAMATVMDEQNSDGNEVLNQGTKNTAEATDSLNGSNGNMGANIAAGDGNQQDNAAALATADESFIFGSAVAASSATQTNTNNYVKNNSTHNNASLTNAGNNGSGNIGINVTAGNFNQQKNNLAIAVSGGRVAQASAEANQSSTGLVVDNKGVRTYKTDTLTSTSSASGTFKAKGTGTVEDDGHGGWGNKGGYGGGHDDDKFKFSAVGTFELSGTNTQQVLTRDGWKNPVLNNATMTNSMNGFSGNGGANVSAGVGNQQSNSLSIAAGCRACM; encoded by the coding sequence ATGAAACCTACAATGGCACTCAAACCATTGGTTTTCGCTCTCGCCGCTGTCATGGCAATGGCTGCGCAGGCTGGAGGAAACGACAACGGGCACGGTAATGGTCATGGCCACCATGGTCCTAAAGGCCCAACGTGGGAAGAACAGCTTTCCATCAACGCCAGCGCGATGGCTACCGTGATGGATGAGCAGAACAGCGACGGCAACGAGGTGCTCAACCAGGGTACTAAAAACACCGCCGAAGCCACCGACTCCCTCAATGGCAGCAACGGCAACATGGGGGCCAACATCGCCGCCGGCGACGGTAACCAACAAGACAACGCCGCAGCGCTGGCGACCGCTGACGAAAGCTTCATCTTCGGCTCGGCTGTCGCCGCCTCAAGTGCCACGCAAACCAATACCAACAACTATGTAAAAAACAACTCGACCCACAACAACGCCTCGCTCACCAATGCGGGCAACAACGGCTCCGGCAACATCGGCATCAACGTGACCGCCGGTAACTTCAACCAACAGAAAAACAACCTGGCCATCGCCGTATCGGGTGGCCGTGTCGCACAGGCCTCTGCCGAGGCCAATCAGTCCTCCACAGGCCTGGTGGTCGACAACAAAGGCGTGCGGACCTACAAAACCGACACCCTTACCAGCACCTCCAGCGCTTCCGGCACCTTCAAGGCCAAAGGCACCGGCACCGTCGAGGATGACGGCCATGGCGGATGGGGCAACAAAGGTGGCTACGGTGGCGGTCACGATGACGACAAGTTCAAGTTCTCCGCCGTGGGTACTTTCGAACTGTCCGGCACCAACACCCAGCAAGTGCTGACCCGCGACGGCTGGAAAAACCCTGTGCTCAACAACGCCACCATGACCAACTCCATGAACGGCTTCTCCGGTAACGGCGGCGCCAACGTGTCGGCGGGCGTGGGCAACCAGCAGAGCAACTCGCTCTCCATCGCTGCCGGCTGCAGGGCTTGCATGTAA
- the nhaB gene encoding sodium/proton antiporter NhaB, producing MSGPMAQAFAHNFLGHSPRWYKACIITFLILNAVVLWTLGPVIAGWMLVVEFIFTLAMALKCYPLMPGGLLLVEALVLGMTTPKALYDELLHNFPVILLLMFMVAGIYFMKDLLLFLFSRLLLGVRSKALLALMFCFLSAFLSAFLDALTVTAVIISAAVGFYAVYHRVASGNDPRLDSNVDEDHELPSHHHEDLNQFRAFLRSLLMHGAVGTALGGVCTLVGEPQNLLIGHEMGWHFADFFLKVAPVSLPVLVAGLVTCVALEKLRWFGYGTLLPDNVRTVLADYAEQDNRERTARQRAALIVQGIAALILIVGLALHIAEVGLIGLMVIVLITAFTGITDEHRLGNAFKDAMPFTALLVVFFAVVAVIHDQQLFTPLIQWVLALPADQQPGMLFIANGLLSAISDNVFVATIYITEVKQAFVSGHMSREQFETLAVAINTGTNLPSVATPNGQAAFLFLLTSAIAPLIRLSYGRMVWMALPYTVVMGGLGWYAVTYWL from the coding sequence ATGTCCGGTCCAATGGCTCAGGCTTTCGCGCACAACTTTCTGGGGCACTCCCCACGCTGGTATAAGGCGTGCATCATCACTTTCCTGATCCTCAATGCCGTGGTGCTGTGGACCCTGGGTCCGGTCATTGCCGGTTGGATGCTAGTGGTGGAGTTCATCTTCACCCTCGCCATGGCCCTTAAATGCTACCCGCTGATGCCTGGCGGCCTGTTGCTGGTCGAAGCCCTGGTGCTGGGCATGACCACCCCCAAAGCGCTGTATGACGAGCTGCTGCATAACTTCCCGGTCATCCTGCTGCTGATGTTCATGGTCGCCGGCATCTACTTCATGAAGGATCTGCTGCTGTTCCTGTTTTCACGCCTGCTCCTGGGCGTGCGTTCCAAGGCGCTGCTGGCCTTGATGTTCTGCTTTCTCTCGGCGTTCCTGTCGGCCTTCCTCGATGCCTTGACCGTCACGGCGGTGATCATCAGTGCGGCCGTGGGCTTCTATGCGGTGTATCACCGTGTGGCCTCGGGCAATGATCCACGCCTGGACAGCAACGTCGATGAAGACCACGAGCTGCCGTCGCACCATCATGAAGATCTCAACCAGTTTCGGGCGTTTCTACGCAGCCTGCTGATGCATGGCGCCGTAGGCACCGCGCTGGGCGGCGTATGTACCCTGGTGGGCGAACCGCAGAACCTGCTGATCGGCCATGAGATGGGCTGGCATTTTGCAGATTTCTTCCTGAAAGTCGCGCCAGTGTCGTTGCCCGTGCTGGTGGCAGGGCTGGTGACCTGTGTGGCACTGGAAAAGCTGCGCTGGTTCGGTTACGGCACGCTGCTGCCGGACAACGTACGTACCGTACTGGCCGACTACGCCGAGCAGGACAATCGCGAACGCACAGCACGCCAACGCGCCGCCCTGATCGTGCAGGGCATCGCTGCGTTGATCCTGATCGTCGGCCTAGCCCTGCACATCGCCGAAGTCGGCCTGATCGGCCTGATGGTCATCGTGTTGATTACCGCCTTCACGGGGATCACCGACGAGCACCGGCTCGGCAACGCGTTCAAGGACGCCATGCCCTTTACCGCACTGCTGGTGGTGTTCTTTGCGGTGGTAGCGGTCATTCATGACCAGCAACTGTTCACCCCGCTGATTCAATGGGTGCTCGCCCTGCCCGCCGATCAACAGCCAGGCATGCTCTTCATTGCCAACGGCCTGCTGTCAGCCATCAGCGACAACGTATTCGTGGCGACCATCTACATTACCGAAGTGAAGCAGGCCTTCGTCTCCGGCCACATGAGCCGTGAGCAGTTCGAGACCCTGGCAGTGGCCATCAACACCGGCACCAACCTGCCCAGCGTCGCCACGCCTAACGGCCAGGCCGCCTTCCTGTTCCTGCTGACCTCAGCGATTGCCCCGCTGATTCGCCTGTCCTATGGCCGGATGGTCTGGATGGCCCTGCCCTATACCGTGGTGATGGGTGGCCTGGGCTGGTATGCGGTGACGTACTGGTTGTAG